In a single window of the Olivibacter sp. SDN3 genome:
- a CDS encoding FAD-dependent oxidoreductase, giving the protein MKTKALFALYHFTIILGLLMISIYSTAQTQHLLEAESFDDTGGWVIDQQSFPVIQSSYLMAHGMGRPVRDATTKVQFEQKGTYHLWVRTKDWAPFPKGPGKFSVWVDGKQVGGTFGESGAIDWKWYYGGVVEVGDQPTEIRLKDLTGFNGRCDALLFSTSKTEPPQDSADIAQLRRTLLDLDGTREEAGNFDLVVVGGGVAGTCAAISAARLGLKVALIQDRPLLGGNNSSEIRVHLMGDVDKNHHPKLGRIVRELDNGDPGNGNPDAKQYGDQRKLDIIKYEKNISLYLNTHVYRLEKNGNRITAVIGRNIKTNQEIRFTGAFFSDCTGDGTVGYLSGADYRMGRESRSETGESFAPEASDEFTLGTSNLWASLPEDSVSSFPETPWALPFSDEYHIDEERSDWQWETGFGNMNTIAEAEHIRDHNLRAIFGNWSYLKNNKPEKYGNRALAWVAYIGGKRESRRLMGDHILTQMDVQEGEMYPDATVTATWTIDLHFPQKENSLYFPGEEFFASTEHVRVAPYTIPYRCLYSRNIENLFMAGRNISTTHVAFGSTRVMRTCGMMGEVVGMAAAIAKQHHTNPRGVYEQYLDELLGMIKD; this is encoded by the coding sequence ATGAAAACAAAAGCGCTCTTTGCCTTATATCATTTTACTATAATCCTTGGTCTTTTGATGATCTCGATTTATTCAACAGCACAAACGCAGCACTTATTGGAGGCTGAATCCTTTGATGATACCGGAGGCTGGGTTATAGACCAACAGTCTTTTCCCGTTATTCAATCATCTTACCTAATGGCCCATGGCATGGGAAGGCCCGTGCGTGATGCTACAACAAAGGTACAGTTTGAGCAAAAAGGCACATACCACCTCTGGGTACGAACAAAAGATTGGGCTCCCTTTCCTAAGGGGCCTGGAAAATTCAGTGTGTGGGTAGATGGCAAACAGGTGGGCGGCACCTTTGGGGAAAGCGGAGCAATAGATTGGAAGTGGTATTATGGAGGAGTAGTTGAAGTGGGCGACCAGCCCACAGAAATTCGATTAAAGGACCTTACAGGCTTCAATGGCCGTTGTGATGCCTTACTGTTCAGTACATCGAAAACTGAACCTCCTCAGGACTCGGCAGATATAGCTCAGTTACGCCGAACGCTGCTTGACCTTGATGGTACGAGAGAAGAGGCCGGAAACTTTGACCTGGTAGTTGTTGGAGGCGGCGTGGCGGGTACCTGCGCCGCTATTTCTGCTGCCCGTTTGGGCTTGAAGGTTGCCCTTATTCAAGACCGCCCGCTTTTAGGAGGTAACAACAGCTCGGAGATACGGGTGCATCTGATGGGCGATGTCGATAAAAATCACCATCCAAAGCTGGGAAGAATTGTTCGTGAGTTAGACAATGGCGATCCCGGAAATGGCAATCCCGACGCCAAACAATATGGAGATCAACGGAAACTGGATATCATCAAGTATGAGAAGAACATTAGCTTGTACCTGAATACCCACGTGTACCGATTGGAAAAAAACGGCAATAGAATCACCGCGGTTATAGGCAGAAATATCAAGACCAATCAAGAAATCCGGTTTACCGGAGCCTTTTTCTCCGATTGCACCGGCGACGGTACTGTGGGCTATCTTTCAGGCGCCGACTACCGTATGGGGCGTGAGAGCCGTTCGGAAACGGGTGAGTCCTTTGCGCCGGAAGCAAGCGACGAATTTACCTTGGGCACATCCAATCTATGGGCTTCCTTGCCTGAGGATTCCGTATCAAGCTTCCCTGAAACACCCTGGGCCCTTCCGTTCTCAGACGAGTACCACATCGACGAAGAGCGTTCTGATTGGCAATGGGAAACCGGCTTTGGCAATATGAACACCATTGCCGAAGCTGAACATATCCGAGATCATAACCTGAGAGCTATTTTTGGCAATTGGTCTTATTTAAAAAATAATAAACCGGAGAAATATGGAAACCGGGCACTGGCATGGGTGGCCTATATCGGTGGTAAACGCGAATCGCGACGTTTGATGGGTGATCATATTCTTACGCAAATGGACGTTCAGGAAGGGGAAATGTATCCCGATGCTACAGTAACTGCAACTTGGACGATCGACCTTCACTTCCCGCAAAAAGAAAACAGTTTATATTTTCCTGGGGAAGAGTTTTTTGCTAGTACGGAACATGTACGTGTGGCACCTTATACCATACCCTACCGGTGTTTATATAGTCGCAACATCGAGAATCTATTTATGGCAGGGCGTAATATCAGTACCACGCATGTTGCGTTTGGCAGTACGCGTGTGATGCGAACCTGTGGGATGATGGGAGAGGTAGTAGGTATGGCGGCGGCCATTGCCAAACAGCACCACACAAATCCGCGAGGAGTTTATGAACAATATCTCGACGAACTACTGGGTATGATAAAGGATTGA
- a CDS encoding TonB-dependent receptor, with product MITMRQCIFTFIFNLGATLLFAQESRNLTGTVRDASTGDGLSGVTIATEMARVTTKTNEEGKYQIQIRAVDTVLTFSMVGYEKQVIAVQGKSQVDVLLTPSSEQLGEVVVVGYGTQRKIETTGSIASVKADELTQMPVVNVAQGLQARVAGVQINQNSGSPGGNISMRIRGTNSINGSSEPLYVVDGIQISNGGGINDVSPLSTINPNDIESVEVLKDASASAIYGARAANGVVLITTKRGKAGVTRVELDSYYGVQSVAKTLNVLNAAEFAQLENEVFNDNFYSDPAALGEGVNWQNLIFQDAPIQNHQLSINGGNDKTQLALSLNYFNQDGVIINSSFERYSYRLNMDHRVNDRFKVGTSILGSYSVNHGISAGSTTLGDAGVVTGSVLGAALGAPPTLAPYREDGSIFPFAEQRGGRYREVVNPLNFTEILQQRAIKRTLANVYGEYTILPGLSYRASFNVDIDDRLHDTYSPLSIIAEQDLNENSGNASKYNRDFLNLLHESLITYTTNIGEDHSLKLTGLFATQSESLKVNLIEATGFPNDATKNEALQLALNRNVSSERSRLRLDSYMARANYGYKDKIFVDITARVDGSSKFGANNKYGFFPAISAAWRLIEEPLFQNFNQLSDLKLRASYGTTGNADGIDPYQSLAMVAATGGYNFNHLWETGIATTGIANPNLRWEKSTQTNVGIDASFFDGRWSIVADYYHKRTDDLLFVKALPFSSGYQTITGNFASLQNRGFELATNAVIVDSDLHWSVAANITMNRNKILDLDGGVTDERFMTNFTLLKVGEPLGVFKTYVFDGINQSGEDIISGYDGRTGGHKVRDVNNDGLINTDDQIITGDPNPDFIFGFSTNLQYKNFDLGVLLSGSYGNDIYNISRLSFENPLGQRNLFQEMVDRWTPENPSNQYVSPFVAGRLPITDYAMEDGSYLRVRNINLGYTWNGSGKINRIRVYVSANNPFTWTKYSGFDPEVNSYAGSNTIIGIDNLVYPQARSYLAGLQVSF from the coding sequence ATGATAACGATGAGGCAATGTATTTTTACATTCATTTTTAACTTGGGCGCAACGTTGCTGTTTGCTCAGGAATCGCGAAACCTGACCGGCACGGTTAGGGATGCGTCAACAGGTGACGGTCTTTCTGGGGTAACCATTGCTACGGAAATGGCCCGTGTCACGACAAAAACCAATGAAGAGGGGAAGTACCAAATTCAGATTAGAGCTGTTGATACCGTATTAACCTTCTCCATGGTAGGTTACGAAAAACAAGTAATAGCAGTACAGGGAAAAAGCCAGGTAGATGTGTTGCTCACTCCGAGCAGCGAACAACTGGGGGAGGTCGTTGTAGTGGGGTACGGGACACAGCGAAAAATCGAAACAACGGGTTCTATTGCATCCGTAAAGGCCGATGAGCTTACGCAAATGCCCGTTGTCAATGTGGCGCAAGGTTTACAAGCAAGGGTGGCAGGAGTACAGATTAATCAGAATTCGGGTTCGCCGGGAGGCAATATTAGTATGAGAATTCGCGGAACGAATTCCATCAATGGCAGTTCAGAGCCGCTATATGTGGTTGATGGTATCCAGATTTCCAATGGCGGAGGCATTAATGACGTGAGTCCATTATCGACAATAAACCCCAATGATATTGAATCTGTGGAAGTGCTCAAAGATGCCTCTGCTTCGGCCATCTACGGTGCCCGGGCTGCAAACGGAGTAGTATTAATCACCACAAAGCGGGGTAAAGCTGGGGTTACGAGAGTCGAACTGGATAGTTACTATGGCGTGCAAAGCGTCGCCAAAACCCTTAATGTGCTAAATGCTGCCGAATTTGCACAGCTGGAAAATGAAGTATTTAACGATAACTTTTACTCCGATCCGGCCGCGTTGGGAGAGGGAGTTAATTGGCAGAACCTCATTTTTCAAGACGCACCTATCCAAAACCATCAACTATCTATCAACGGAGGTAATGATAAAACACAGTTGGCGCTATCATTAAATTATTTCAACCAAGACGGTGTTATTATCAATTCTAGTTTTGAACGGTACTCGTACCGCTTAAATATGGATCACCGCGTAAACGACCGGTTCAAAGTAGGTACCAGTATATTAGGCAGCTATTCCGTAAATCATGGTATTAGCGCAGGTTCCACGACATTGGGCGATGCCGGAGTAGTAACCGGCAGTGTCTTAGGTGCAGCGCTCGGCGCTCCTCCTACATTAGCGCCCTACCGTGAAGACGGTAGCATTTTCCCTTTCGCCGAGCAGCGCGGAGGAAGATATCGGGAGGTGGTTAATCCTTTAAACTTTACCGAGATTTTGCAGCAGCGTGCCATTAAGAGAACTTTGGCTAATGTATATGGTGAATATACTATCCTGCCCGGACTATCTTATCGCGCGTCTTTTAACGTTGATATCGACGATCGCCTACACGATACGTATTCGCCCTTATCGATTATTGCCGAACAAGACCTGAACGAAAATTCGGGGAACGCGTCGAAATACAACCGGGATTTTCTCAACCTGTTACATGAGAGTTTAATAACCTATACCACAAATATCGGGGAAGATCATTCCTTGAAATTGACAGGGCTTTTTGCTACCCAGTCTGAAAGCTTAAAGGTTAATCTCATTGAGGCAACGGGGTTCCCAAATGATGCGACAAAAAATGAAGCTTTACAGTTAGCATTAAACCGTAACGTGTCAAGCGAGCGCAGTAGATTACGGCTCGATTCTTATATGGCTCGTGCCAATTACGGCTATAAGGATAAAATCTTTGTAGACATTACCGCCCGTGTCGACGGATCTAGTAAGTTTGGGGCCAATAACAAGTATGGGTTCTTTCCGGCCATCTCCGCCGCATGGCGATTGATCGAGGAACCGCTATTCCAAAACTTTAACCAATTGAGCGACTTAAAACTGAGGGCCAGTTACGGTACAACCGGTAATGCGGATGGTATAGATCCGTATCAATCCTTAGCGATGGTTGCTGCCACCGGGGGTTATAATTTTAATCATTTGTGGGAAACCGGCATCGCGACAACAGGTATTGCCAATCCAAACTTACGTTGGGAAAAATCGACGCAAACCAATGTGGGTATTGATGCCAGTTTCTTTGACGGGCGTTGGTCTATTGTGGCAGATTATTATCACAAACGTACTGACGATTTGCTTTTTGTGAAAGCGCTGCCTTTCTCTTCAGGATACCAAACGATCACCGGCAATTTCGCTTCTCTCCAAAATCGGGGCTTTGAATTAGCAACCAATGCCGTTATCGTTGATTCAGATCTCCATTGGTCTGTCGCGGCAAATATAACCATGAACAGAAATAAAATCTTGGATTTGGATGGAGGGGTAACTGATGAGCGATTCATGACCAATTTTACCTTATTGAAAGTGGGTGAACCATTAGGTGTTTTTAAGACCTATGTTTTTGATGGCATCAATCAAAGCGGAGAAGACATTATTTCCGGATATGATGGTCGTACCGGAGGCCATAAGGTGCGTGATGTCAACAACGACGGACTCATCAATACAGACGATCAAATCATAACTGGCGACCCAAACCCAGACTTTATCTTTGGGTTTTCTACGAATCTCCAGTATAAAAATTTCGATCTAGGGGTACTGCTTTCCGGTAGCTATGGGAACGATATCTACAATATCAGCAGATTATCTTTTGAAAATCCGCTCGGCCAGCGAAACCTGTTTCAGGAAATGGTTGACCGATGGACACCGGAGAATCCCAGCAACCAATACGTAAGTCCTTTTGTTGCCGGGAGATTGCCTATTACGGATTATGCGATGGAAGACGGCTCTTACCTACGGGTGCGGAATATTAATTTGGGATACACCTGGAACGGCTCGGGGAAAATCAATAGGATAAGGGTGTATGTAAGTGCCAACAACCCATTCACTTGGACGAAGTATTCGGGCTTTGACCCTGAAGTGAATTCTTATGCAGGGTCGAACACCATTATTGGTATTGATAACTTAGTTTATCCGCAGGCCAGGTCATATCTGGCCGGTTTACAAGTAAGTTTCTAA
- a CDS encoding aminoglycoside 6-adenylyltransferase, with product MRQKEELYLLFDKIVLENEDIRLSVLEGSRTNSNIPEDNFQDYDLSFFVTDIQKYTKHEDWLKVFGGEIIAMQKPEDMELFPSECENYYSYLMYFDDGIKLDLTIIPITFVDEYFSAADGLNKILIDKDNLAPANLHPSDRLYWIKRPSARSYDDCCNEFWHVSTYIAKAFARKEILYALHLFNQISRPELLRMMSWEIGIRCGFDFSLGKNYKFIDRYITPATFDNLMKTFSLDGYEKARNAFEQCCEMFRTYSKLIADKLGFDYPIYDKNLTAFSRKYYT from the coding sequence ATGCGACAAAAAGAAGAATTATATTTGTTGTTTGATAAAATAGTGCTGGAAAATGAAGATATAAGGCTCTCTGTATTAGAAGGATCAAGAACAAACAGCAATATACCGGAAGACAACTTTCAGGACTATGACCTCTCTTTTTTCGTTACGGATATACAAAAGTATACGAAGCATGAAGATTGGTTGAAAGTATTCGGTGGCGAAATTATTGCCATGCAAAAACCAGAGGATATGGAATTATTTCCTTCGGAGTGCGAAAATTATTATAGTTATCTAATGTATTTTGATGACGGCATAAAATTAGATCTCACCATAATCCCTATTACCTTCGTTGATGAATATTTTTCTGCCGCCGATGGATTGAACAAAATCTTGATCGACAAAGACAATTTAGCTCCTGCAAACCTACATCCATCAGATAGATTGTATTGGATAAAGCGGCCTTCGGCACGAAGTTATGATGATTGCTGCAATGAGTTCTGGCATGTTTCCACCTACATTGCCAAGGCCTTTGCCAGAAAGGAGATACTCTACGCATTGCACCTATTCAATCAAATTAGTCGCCCTGAACTGTTGCGCATGATGTCTTGGGAGATAGGCATCAGGTGTGGATTTGACTTCAGTTTAGGCAAAAATTATAAATTTATTGATCGATATATAACGCCTGCAACATTTGATAATTTAATGAAAACCTTTTCTCTTGATGGTTACGAAAAAGCACGAAATGCTTTTGAGCAGTGCTGTGAAATGTTCCGAACCTATTCGAAACTTATAGCGGATAAACTGGGTTTTGATTATCCGATTTATGATAAAAACCTAACAGCTTTCAGTAGAAAGTACTACACTTAG
- a CDS encoding GntR family transcriptional regulator yields MTSDLSENTVALNHRMKYLQLVDYINKLIESDQLHIGDRLPSLKQLEKDLGMSKETLLKGLNHLLEKGIIESVYRKGYYVKKKSVTHTFRVFLLLDKMNVMRDRLYHTLFDNLKDMADLDVYFHHHNFKVFENLIRENLSNYTHFVITTFMKEDVAPILNLIPASKRIVIDYNQPSLEGNYSCIYQDFEHDIYDALVQLKNRLSNYQKLVLIAPSAAVHARHVMDGFLRFCMENDISYTIQQEVETAGFHKGNAYITFSRYDTDDVALIKLARSKGYQLGKDIGLISYNDSAVKEILEGGITVISTDFEAMAREVSRAVLNRETIVLRNPTPIIVRQSF; encoded by the coding sequence ATGACCTCGGATTTAAGTGAAAATACGGTAGCGCTAAACCATCGCATGAAATATTTGCAATTGGTGGACTATATAAACAAGCTGATTGAATCTGATCAGCTTCACATTGGCGATCGTCTCCCCTCCCTGAAGCAGCTGGAAAAGGACCTCGGGATGAGTAAGGAAACACTGTTAAAAGGCTTGAACCATTTATTGGAAAAGGGGATTATAGAATCCGTCTACCGAAAAGGCTATTACGTGAAAAAAAAATCGGTTACCCATACTTTCCGTGTTTTTCTTTTGCTTGATAAAATGAATGTAATGCGTGACAGGTTGTATCATACGCTTTTTGATAATCTGAAGGACATGGCAGATCTTGATGTTTACTTCCACCATCACAATTTCAAGGTGTTCGAGAATCTCATCCGCGAAAATCTTAGCAATTACACCCACTTCGTCATCACCACCTTCATGAAAGAAGATGTAGCTCCCATCCTAAACCTCATCCCTGCGTCAAAACGTATTGTTATTGATTATAACCAGCCTAGCCTGGAGGGCAATTATTCTTGCATTTATCAAGACTTTGAGCATGATATATATGATGCGTTAGTTCAACTCAAGAACCGTCTGTCCAACTATCAGAAACTCGTACTCATTGCACCTTCTGCAGCGGTCCATGCACGTCATGTGATGGATGGTTTTTTACGCTTTTGCATGGAAAATGACATCTCGTACACCATACAACAAGAAGTGGAGACAGCAGGTTTTCATAAGGGCAATGCTTATATTACATTTAGCAGATACGACACTGATGATGTGGCACTTATTAAGCTAGCAAGAAGTAAAGGCTATCAGTTAGGAAAAGATATTGGCCTTATCTCTTACAATGATAGTGCCGTGAAGGAAATTTTAGAGGGCGGCATAACGGTTATTTCTACTGACTTCGAAGCCATGGCTAGAGAGGTAAGCCGTGCAGTCCTGAACAGGGAAACCATCGTACTTCGTAACCCGACACCGATAATTGTACGGCAGTCCTTTTGA
- a CDS encoding DUF4468 domain-containing protein, with product MKISIFHFFLLVISKCFAQNIPPFVYDGDDRIVYEQEMDCENLSKEQMYNQALTWIADTFESSKYVIEKQAETSGSIIGSAKRSFSFPSGVTTAYYEVNFYFQLDVKDQQLTYRLADLTAIRSGNTTETPIEDIVEYAKGSKSSVGFPKDYAVALLSAGNEVIEEMLGSLADSVCPDADL from the coding sequence ATGAAAATTTCCATTTTCCATTTCTTTCTTTTGGTGATCAGCAAATGTTTTGCTCAAAATATACCGCCATTTGTATATGATGGTGATGACCGTATTGTATACGAGCAGGAGATGGATTGCGAAAACCTATCTAAAGAACAAATGTATAACCAGGCCTTGACATGGATTGCCGATACATTCGAATCATCCAAGTATGTGATCGAAAAGCAAGCCGAAACATCAGGTAGTATAATAGGCTCAGCAAAACGCAGCTTTTCGTTCCCCTCGGGTGTTACGACGGCTTACTATGAAGTAAATTTCTATTTTCAGCTCGATGTAAAAGACCAGCAACTGACGTACCGCCTTGCTGATTTAACTGCTATAAGAAGTGGAAATACCACCGAAACACCGATAGAAGATATCGTCGAGTATGCCAAAGGCAGCAAAAGCTCAGTGGGTTTTCCAAAAGACTATGCGGTGGCTCTGCTATCAGCAGGTAATGAAGTAATAGAAGAAATGCTGGGAAGTCTTGCCGATTCCGTCTGCCCGGACGCCGATTTGTAA
- a CDS encoding RagB/SusD family nutrient uptake outer membrane protein → MKTLKTRYIPVFVLAMSLGLVTCKLDETIYSSIFTESYYKTASDAEKALIAAYGAMGGLYGGPAALLVPDFSDDQTYPRAVVGRNTLTLFTVEPTYTTQRSQGRLNESPQQIWTSCYQGIERANWIIEKVPEAQMDETRKTQIIGEAYFLRAFFHWMLAKNFGEIPIKIAPSTTEADAYTAKSPLNEVYAQIYADLDVAYNSGLPSFPAVQPGRPSKEAVHALHAKAALYHEDWSIALEKAESVLNAGAYTLMESVVDLFYYTNEESARQEMIWSFEVDPISPGNGHQMVGLTGPSGSDGAEYGRTTYGSMFAYMDFFNSFDPGDERRLLLDTTYLNRDGQWVPQRAITPITQEGVLIKKYQDPVSVTSSVRNIPIFRLADLYLIAAEAEAHLNGPSGKAYTYANAIRNRAGLDDLPQGLGQTDFLDVVLQERAWEFFAEGDRWYDLSRTDKFLEIIPQAVNDVYPVRNIQPKHKYFPIPQEELNANPELTQNPDWN, encoded by the coding sequence ATGAAAACACTTAAAACACGATATATACCAGTCTTTGTACTGGCCATGAGTTTAGGTCTGGTTACCTGCAAACTCGATGAAACCATTTATTCCTCTATTTTCACCGAGTCTTACTATAAGACGGCATCGGATGCGGAGAAAGCTTTGATAGCGGCGTACGGTGCCATGGGGGGGCTTTACGGTGGCCCAGCGGCTTTGCTGGTTCCGGATTTCAGCGATGACCAGACCTATCCGCGCGCCGTCGTTGGTCGAAACACCTTGACCTTATTTACTGTCGAGCCCACTTATACCACACAGCGGAGCCAGGGGAGGTTAAACGAGTCACCACAGCAGATCTGGACATCCTGTTATCAGGGTATCGAGCGGGCTAATTGGATCATTGAAAAAGTCCCGGAAGCGCAGATGGACGAAACACGTAAAACGCAGATCATAGGAGAAGCTTATTTTCTGCGAGCTTTCTTCCACTGGATGCTGGCCAAAAATTTTGGTGAAATACCTATTAAAATTGCACCAAGTACTACAGAAGCAGATGCCTACACCGCTAAAAGCCCTTTGAATGAAGTCTATGCACAGATCTACGCTGATCTAGATGTTGCCTATAATTCGGGCTTACCTTCTTTTCCGGCAGTGCAACCCGGACGACCGTCAAAAGAAGCCGTTCATGCTTTACACGCAAAAGCGGCATTATACCATGAAGACTGGAGTATCGCTTTAGAAAAAGCCGAATCGGTGCTCAATGCAGGGGCCTACACGCTCATGGAAAGTGTCGTAGATTTGTTTTATTACACCAATGAGGAAAGTGCACGACAGGAGATGATATGGTCTTTTGAAGTTGATCCCATTTCACCGGGTAATGGCCATCAGATGGTAGGACTGACCGGGCCGTCTGGAAGTGACGGTGCAGAATATGGGCGTACAACTTACGGATCTATGTTTGCCTATATGGATTTCTTTAATAGCTTCGATCCCGGTGATGAACGTCGTTTATTGCTCGATACCACCTACCTGAACCGGGATGGACAATGGGTTCCGCAACGGGCCATTACGCCTATTACACAGGAAGGGGTATTGATTAAAAAGTATCAGGATCCGGTTTCGGTAACCAGTTCTGTGCGCAATATTCCGATTTTTCGCCTTGCAGATCTCTACCTTATCGCCGCAGAGGCAGAAGCACATCTCAATGGACCTTCGGGTAAAGCCTATACTTATGCTAACGCTATTAGAAATAGGGCTGGACTGGATGACTTACCACAGGGGCTTGGGCAGACCGATTTCCTGGATGTGGTACTTCAGGAGAGAGCTTGGGAGTTTTTTGCTGAGGGCGACCGCTGGTACGACCTCAGCCGTACCGACAAGTTTCTGGAAATCATTCCACAAGCTGTAAACGACGTCTATCCCGTACGAAATATTCAGCCAAAACATAAATATTTTCCGATCCCTCAAGAAGAGCTGAATGCCAACCCGGAATTAACACAGAACCCCGATTGGAATTGA